The Leguminivora glycinivorella isolate SPB_JAAS2020 chromosome 17, LegGlyc_1.1, whole genome shotgun sequence genome has a window encoding:
- the LOC125235262 gene encoding hornerin-like yields MKFTIPLVALLSITTSWAKKEQMVDEAKDKREAAVGYPSGSHSYQAPSLSNEGASSISIGAGYSVGGAKPGFSSYEGQGFSGAHSLPAESLPASGHATIQLAPITLQPSHGGLVGTDLNQLMSQLQHQLNSGALSLQTPENYGGSIQSEGHDGYNFQEQAVPQYTFSAPKQQYSIAEQQPQPSIPSYAAGTKGLGSYSSTGPVLFNPSEAKQTNAPSFNYAAPNAGHSFGGHSLGSAAQYFSGGSGSIGESLSGGHSLSGPYKSFGNSYAPSGKNTFKPSAYIGSSVQADPSHGIPALSGSYGTPSYSSAPSLSGSHGALSLGSASHGISLGSGHSLGSSLSGHSLGSNSLGGHSLGSSSFGGHSLSSGSLGGHSLSSGGHGISLGSGGLSLSSGGHGSHGALSLGSGGLGASFGGSHGGFGGGSSKYISNAYLPAKDSFGSLSSHSSGLYAPPATNYGIPNSVHSASSHSPQYYKSQPSYNFGAGSSSYRSPSSSSSSLKSYPKFSTGGYSSLSSLYGSPKDPLQGAYSENTYNTIKYSEELKAMPQ; encoded by the exons ATGAAATTCACG ATTCCGTTAGTCGCTCTGCTGAGCATTACGACATCCTGGGCTAAAAAAGAACAGATGGTGGACGAAGCGAAAGACAAGAGAGAAGCGGCAGTCGGATATCCTTCAGGGTCACACAGTTACCAGGCTCCGTCGCTGAGCAACGAAGGCGCCAGCTCTATCAGCATTGGGGCCGGCTACAGCGTCGGTGGAGCTAAACCTGGCTTCTCCAGCTATGAAGGACAAGGATTTAGTGGAGCTCATTCACTCCCAGCCGAGAGCTTGCCAGCCAGTGGCCACGCGACCATCCAGCTCGCACCTATCACACTTCAGCCAAGTCATGGTGGTCTAGTAGGAACCGACCTTAATCAGTTGATGAGCCAGCTTCAGCATCAATTGAACTCGGGTGCTTTGAGCCTGCAGACACCGGAAAACTATGGAGGCTCGATCCAATCGGAGGGTCATGACGGCTACAATTTCCAAGAGCAAGCTGTCCCACAGTATACATTCTCGGCACCTAAACAACAATACAGTATTGCTGAACAGCAACCTCAACCCAGCATACCTTCGTACGCCGCCGGTACAAAAGGTCTCGGTTCCTACAGTTCTACAGGCCCTGTCTTGTTCAATCCTTCAGAAGCTAAACAAACGAACGCCCCTTCCTTCAACTACGCTGCTCCCAATGCTGGCCACTCCTTCGGTGGACATAGTTTAGGTAGTGCTGCCCAATATTTCTCTGGTGGCTCTGGATCTATTGGTGAATCTCTTAGTGGTGGACACTCTTTAAGTGGCCCTTACAAATCTTTCGGAAACAGCTACGCGCCCTCTGGAAAGAACACTTTTAAACCTTCAGCGTACATAGGCTCTTCAGTTCAAGCTGACCCAAGCCACGGTATTCCAGCTCTATCAGGTTCCTATGGCACGCCTTCTTACAGCAGTGCCCCTTCTCTATCTGGAAGCCATGGTGCCCTTTCTCTTGGTTCTGCGAGCCATGGCATCAGTTTGGGCTCCGGTCATTCTCTGGGCTCCAGTCTTAGCGGACACTCATTAGGATCAAACAGCCTCGGTGGTCATTCTCTTGGATCCAGTAGCTTCGGTGGACACTCTTTGAGTTCCGGAAGTCTCGGTGGTCATTCTCTAAGTTCTGGTGGTCATGGTATTTCACTAGGTTCTGGGGGCCTTTCTCTCTCCTCCGGAGGTCATGGTAGTCACGGTGCTTTATCTCTAGGATCAGGCGGACTCGGGGCGAGTTTTGGAGGATCTCATGGCGGTTTTGGCGGCGGCTCATCTAAGTACATTTCTAATGCTTACCTTCCAGCTAAAGACAGCTTCGGATCTCTGTCCTCACATTCTTCCGGTCTCTATGCACCACCTGCTACTAATTACGGTATTCCTAACTCAGTTCATTCCGCGTCCTCTCACAGCCCTCAGTACTACAAGTCTCAACCATCCTACAACTTCGGAGCCGGTAGCTCGTCGTATAGATCCCCCTCAAGCAGCAGCAGCTCCTTAAAATCTTACCCCAAATTTAGCACTGGTGGATATAGCAGCCTTAGCTCACTGTACGGATCTCCTAAAGATCCTCTTCAAGGTGCCTATAGTGAGAATACTTATAACACTATAAAATATAGCGAGGAATTAAAAGCCATGCCTCAGTAG